The following are encoded together in the Lathyrus oleraceus cultivar Zhongwan6 chromosome 3, CAAS_Psat_ZW6_1.0, whole genome shotgun sequence genome:
- the LOC127130275 gene encoding LOB domain-containing protein 29: MMTGSGSPCGACKFLRRKCIRGCVFAPYFCHEQGATHFAAIHKVFGASNVSKLLAHLPVSDRCEAAVTISYEAQARLQDPIYGCVSHIFALQQQVVNLQAQLAYMREQAAQRCLNTSFSENPNEKSFVKPSNILPQDLQSWFQMENDSNMSPQLHPNLSSSTTNLSTTPQCYNGNATTLMDLNPIIGNYENSGALEETISSFSNFEERCHNSMSCHDMQRQWSFHEMNNFQ; the protein is encoded by the exons ATGATGACTGGTTCTGGTTCTCCTTGTGGAGCCTGTAAATTCTTGAGAAGAAAATGTATTAGAGGTTGTGTTTTTGCACCTTATTTTTGCCATGAACAAGGTGCTACTCATTTTGCAGCTATTCATAAGGTCTTTGGTGCAAGTAATGTTTCAAAACTTCTTGCACACCTCCCTGTGAGTGATCGTTGTGAAGCTGCTGTCACAATCTCTTATGAAGCTCAAGCTAGACTTCAAGATCCAATTTATGGATGTGTTTCTCATATTTTTGCACTTCAACAACAG GTGGTAAATTTACAAGCACAACTAGCTTATATGAGGGAACAAGCAGCTCAAAGGTGTCTCAATACTTCATTCTCTGAAAACCCTAATGAGAAAAGCTTTGTAAAACCTAGTAATATTCTCCCTCAAGATCTTCAAAGTTGGTTCCAAATGGAAAATGACTCCAACATGAGTCCTCAACTTCATCCCAACTTGTCCTCCTCCACTACCAACCTCTCAACAACACCACAATGTTATAATGGGAATGCTACCACTCTCATGGACCTAAACCCTATAATTGGAAACTATGAAAATTCAGGAGCTTTAGAAGAAACCATCTCATCATTTTCTAACTTTGAAGAGAGGTGTCATAACTCAATGTCCTGTCATGACATGCAACGGCAGTGGAGTTTTCATGAAATGAATAATTTTCAGTAA